Proteins from one Lacrimispora sphenoides genomic window:
- a CDS encoding YoaK family protein: MGNESNKKFTDHIGFHMLLAAIGGLMDAYSYVDRGNVFATGQTGNFVLAAIRFLSKDYKGMGRAFVPIGAFWLGVFLARHIYYKIYNEKHTHWISGILFLEIAVLFLVGFIPHTLPHLFANTAVSFAAAVQFCTFRNFGGNAAYAPVFCTGNMRSCAEMYYEGFVRKDRECRIRAYHYSGILLAFFTGALTGGWLSFRLEEKAIWMACVLLLVSWITVGIEKKGQKAGQPLLL, from the coding sequence ATGGGAAATGAATCAAATAAAAAGTTTACTGACCACATCGGATTTCACATGCTTTTGGCTGCAATAGGCGGATTAATGGATGCGTATTCTTATGTTGACAGAGGCAATGTATTTGCCACCGGCCAGACAGGGAATTTCGTACTGGCTGCAATTCGTTTCCTATCAAAGGACTATAAAGGCATGGGGCGGGCATTTGTGCCCATCGGAGCGTTCTGGCTGGGGGTTTTTCTTGCAAGACATATTTATTATAAAATATATAATGAAAAACACACCCATTGGATATCGGGTATTTTATTTCTGGAAATTGCCGTATTGTTTTTGGTCGGCTTCATTCCTCACACCTTGCCGCACCTGTTTGCCAACACGGCGGTGTCATTTGCCGCTGCAGTGCAATTTTGTACCTTCCGAAACTTTGGAGGGAATGCCGCCTATGCGCCGGTTTTTTGTACGGGAAATATGCGTTCCTGTGCGGAAATGTATTACGAAGGTTTTGTCAGAAAGGACAGAGAATGCCGGATAAGAGCATATCATTACTCGGGAATCTTGCTGGCCTTTTTCACCGGAGCTCTTACAGGAGGCTGGCTATCCTTCCGGTTGGAAGAAAAGGCGATTTGGATGGCTTGTGTGCTGCTATTGGTATCCTGGATAACCGTTGGTATAGAAAAGAAAGGACAAAAAGCTGGCCAGCCTCTGCTTTTGTAA
- a CDS encoding ribonuclease E/G, translating to MNKLIITRWNGSVITLLQSGKETVQVNIEPEENQSVLGNIYIGKVNHIVKNINAAFVDIGGGQMGYLSLSDANILFVDQRTYNGKLRQGDEIIVQVERDAVKTKAPVLTGNLNVTGRYFVLTSGKKQIGFSTKITDQAWKQEMKSYLESRKEEDFGMIVRTNAYKVPKEELESELIQLMDSFKEMLDNAKHRTCYSLLYSSAPSYLTGLRDSLKSSLEAVITDEPDIYDAIKDYLTQCQPEDLGLLTRYEDNLLPLGKLYRIEKTMDEALGKRVWLKSGGYLVIEPTEALVVIDVNTGKYSGKKELRETIKKVNLEAAEEIGHQLRLRNLSGIIIIDFIDMEAEEDRRILMERLEGILSKDPVKTTVVEMTKLNLVEVTRKKIRKPLYEQALQMKEKVSL from the coding sequence TTGAATAAGTTAATCATAACAAGATGGAACGGCTCGGTCATCACCCTTCTCCAGTCAGGAAAAGAGACGGTTCAGGTCAACATCGAACCGGAGGAAAACCAGTCTGTTTTGGGCAATATCTATATAGGAAAAGTAAATCATATCGTAAAAAATATCAATGCAGCTTTCGTAGATATTGGAGGGGGACAGATGGGATATTTAAGTCTGTCTGACGCCAATATCCTCTTTGTGGACCAGCGGACTTATAATGGAAAACTTCGCCAGGGCGATGAAATTATCGTCCAGGTAGAACGGGACGCGGTAAAGACAAAGGCTCCGGTTCTCACTGGAAACTTAAATGTTACCGGCCGATATTTTGTACTGACCTCCGGAAAGAAACAGATTGGCTTTTCAACCAAGATCACGGATCAGGCATGGAAACAGGAGATGAAGTCCTATCTGGAATCCAGGAAGGAAGAAGACTTTGGTATGATTGTCCGCACCAATGCCTATAAGGTTCCTAAAGAGGAACTGGAGTCGGAACTGATCCAGTTAATGGATTCTTTTAAAGAGATGCTGGACAATGCAAAACACAGAACCTGCTACAGCCTTCTTTACAGTTCAGCCCCTTCCTATTTGACCGGCTTAAGAGACAGCCTTAAATCTTCCCTGGAAGCAGTCATTACCGATGAACCGGATATATACGATGCTATAAAAGATTATCTTACCCAGTGCCAGCCGGAAGATCTGGGGCTTCTTACAAGGTATGAGGACAATCTGCTTCCCTTAGGAAAGCTTTACCGGATAGAAAAGACTATGGATGAAGCTTTGGGGAAAAGGGTCTGGCTGAAATCAGGGGGTTATCTGGTCATTGAACCTACGGAAGCCCTGGTAGTCATTGATGTAAATACAGGTAAATATTCCGGAAAAAAAGAACTCCGGGAAACGATCAAAAAGGTTAATTTAGAGGCTGCCGAAGAAATCGGGCATCAGCTTCGGCTTCGAAATTTATCCGGTATCATAATTATTGATTTTATTGATATGGAAGCAGAAGAAGACAGGCGGATCCTTATGGAACGTCTGGAGGGGATTCTGTCCAAAGATCCGGTCAAAACGACCGTTGTTGAAATGACAAAATTAAATCTGGTGGAAGTGACCAGAAAAAAAATACGAAAGCCTCTTTATGAGCAGGCATTGCAGATGAAGGAGAAGGTTTCATTATGA
- a CDS encoding TIGR03936 family radical SAM-associated protein, translating to MKLRIKFSKQGPVKFVGHLDVMRYFQKAMRRAGIDIKYSEGFSPHQIMSFAAPLGVGLTSNGEYMDIEVNSMEDCKTMVSQLNEVMAEGIQIMECHILEERAKNAMSLVAAADYTLTFREGKQTNDLDAFLNGLSDFMGQDHIFITKKTKKGEREIDLKAFIYELSVHGETIFMKISAGSADNVKPELVMEAYYQWLGQTCPEFAFQIQREEVYGNKVDEEHRMLVPLGHIGESLE from the coding sequence ATGAAACTGAGAATTAAATTTTCCAAGCAAGGCCCGGTCAAATTCGTAGGCCATCTGGATGTGATGCGTTATTTTCAGAAGGCTATGAGAAGGGCTGGGATTGATATCAAATACAGTGAAGGCTTCAGCCCGCATCAGATCATGTCTTTTGCAGCACCTTTAGGAGTGGGGCTTACCAGCAATGGAGAATACATGGATATTGAAGTGAATTCCATGGAGGATTGCAAAACCATGGTGAGCCAGTTAAATGAAGTAATGGCAGAAGGAATCCAGATCATGGAATGCCATATCCTTGAAGAACGGGCGAAAAATGCCATGTCTCTTGTTGCTGCCGCAGACTATACGCTGACGTTCCGGGAAGGAAAGCAGACAAACGATTTGGATGCATTTCTAAACGGCCTTTCAGATTTTATGGGACAGGACCATATCTTTATCACCAAAAAAACGAAAAAGGGCGAAAGAGAAATAGACTTAAAAGCTTTTATCTATGAACTCTCGGTTCATGGAGAGACGATCTTCATGAAGATATCTGCCGGAAGTGCAGATAATGTAAAGCCAGAGCTGGTGATGGAGGCTTATTATCAGTGGCTTGGACAGACCTGTCCGGAGTTTGCCTTCCAGATTCAGAGAGAAGAGGTTTACGGCAATAAGGTCGACGAGGAACATAGAATGCTTGTGCCTTTGGGGCATATAGGAGAATCCCTTGAATAA
- a CDS encoding TIGR03960 family B12-binding radical SAM protein, producing MRKLALSDEILLRIEKPARYIGGEVNMVKKDLSAVDIRFAMCFPDVYEIGMSHLGMQILYDMFNRREDIYCERIFSPWTDLDQIMREQHIPLFALESQDPIKEFDFIGITLQYEMCYTNILQVLDLGQIPLHWEDRTEEDPIIIGGGPCAYNPEPLAEFFDMFYIGEGETVYFELMDRYKENKKKGGSRREFLEMASEIDGIYVPAFYDVSYHEDGTIESMKPNNLHAKEKVTKQLVVTMDEAYYIEKPVVPFIKVTQDRVVLEVMRGCIRGCRFCQAGNVYRPLREHSLEYLKDYASKLLKSTGHEEISLSSLSSSDYTHLEGIVNFLIDEFKDKGVNISLPSLRIDAFSLDVMSKVQDIRKSSLTFAPEAGSQRLRDVINKGLSEEIILKGAGEAFQGGWNRVKLYFMLGLPTETVEDMEGIAELSEKVAEVYYDIPKDQRNGKVQVVASSSFFVPKPFTPFQWARMCTKEEFLERAYVVKDKFKKMLNQKSLKYNYHEADLTVLEGVLARGDRKISPLIEEVYKNGALYDSWSEHFKNDIWMKAFETCGLDADFYTVRERDLEEVFPWDFIDAGVSKEFLKREWQNAIDAKVTPNCRERCSGCGAMNFEGGVCYETEN from the coding sequence ATGAGAAAACTAGCATTAAGCGATGAGATTTTATTGAGAATTGAAAAACCGGCCCGCTATATCGGCGGCGAAGTAAATATGGTAAAAAAAGACCTGTCTGCTGTGGACATCCGTTTTGCCATGTGTTTCCCGGATGTTTATGAGATTGGGATGTCCCACTTGGGAATGCAGATTTTATATGATATGTTTAACCGTAGAGAGGATATTTACTGCGAGCGTATTTTTTCCCCCTGGACGGATTTAGACCAGATCATGAGGGAGCAGCATATTCCTCTTTTTGCTTTGGAATCCCAGGATCCTATTAAGGAATTCGATTTTATTGGAATCACCCTTCAGTATGAAATGTGCTATACAAACATCCTCCAGGTTCTTGATTTGGGACAAATTCCCCTTCACTGGGAGGACCGGACAGAGGAAGATCCTATTATCATCGGCGGAGGCCCGTGTGCCTACAATCCTGAGCCCTTGGCGGAATTCTTTGACATGTTCTATATCGGCGAAGGAGAAACCGTTTATTTTGAGCTTATGGACCGTTATAAGGAAAATAAGAAGAAGGGAGGAAGCCGCCGGGAATTTCTGGAGATGGCTTCAGAGATTGATGGTATCTATGTACCGGCTTTTTATGATGTATCCTATCATGAGGATGGCACTATAGAGAGCATGAAGCCCAACAATCTCCACGCAAAGGAAAAGGTAACGAAGCAGCTGGTTGTCACTATGGATGAGGCTTATTACATTGAAAAGCCGGTAGTTCCATTTATTAAGGTGACTCAGGACCGGGTGGTCTTAGAGGTCATGAGAGGCTGCATCAGGGGCTGCCGTTTCTGTCAGGCCGGTAATGTTTACCGTCCACTAAGGGAACACAGTCTGGAATATTTAAAGGACTACGCCAGCAAGCTCTTAAAGAGCACCGGACATGAAGAAATCTCTCTTAGCTCTTTAAGTTCCAGTGATTACACCCATTTAGAGGGAATTGTGAATTTCCTGATTGATGAATTTAAGGACAAGGGAGTCAATATTTCCCTGCCTTCCCTTCGGATTGACGCTTTTTCTCTTGATGTCATGAGCAAGGTTCAGGATATCAGAAAGAGCAGTTTAACCTTTGCTCCTGAGGCTGGTTCCCAAAGACTTCGTGACGTAATTAACAAAGGACTGTCAGAAGAGATCATCTTAAAAGGAGCAGGAGAAGCCTTTCAGGGCGGCTGGAACCGGGTAAAGCTTTACTTTATGCTGGGACTTCCTACTGAAACCGTAGAGGATATGGAAGGGATTGCAGAACTGTCAGAAAAGGTGGCGGAAGTCTACTATGATATTCCAAAGGATCAGAGAAACGGAAAGGTCCAGGTAGTAGCAAGTTCTTCCTTCTTTGTTCCAAAGCCATTTACCCCGTTCCAGTGGGCGAGGATGTGCACAAAAGAAGAATTTTTAGAAAGAGCTTATGTCGTTAAAGATAAATTTAAGAAGATGCTGAATCAAAAGAGCTTAAAATATAATTATCATGAAGCTGACTTGACGGTTCTGGAAGGTGTTTTGGCACGTGGGGACAGAAAAATCTCCCCCCTGATTGAAGAAGTTTATAAAAATGGCGCCTTGTATGATTCCTGGTCCGAACATTTTAAAAATGATATCTGGATGAAAGCTTTTGAGACCTGCGGCCTGGATGCGGATTTCTATACGGTCAGGGAGAGGGATTTAGAGGAAGTGTTCCCCTGGGACTTTATTGATGCAGGCGTATCAAAAGAATTTTTAAAGAGAGAATGGCAGAATGCCATCGATGCGAAAGTCACCCCCAACTGCAGGGAGAGATGTTCCGGCTGTGGGGCTATGAATTTCGAGGGAGGAGTCTGCTATGAAACTGAGAATTAA